The Candidatus Binatus sp. genome has a window encoding:
- a CDS encoding DUF2784 domain-containing protein: protein MLADAVVMIHAAYVVFVVFGFAAILIGVVFEWEWVRGFGFRLSHLVAIALVCLEAILGVMCPLTTLEDSLRARAGQARYPGDFVAYWTHRLIFYNAPPWMFTALYATFTILVAATFWLAPPKWPRRSSHSRGGSRIRRINYRRY from the coding sequence GTGCTTGCCGACGCGGTTGTGATGATCCATGCGGCTTATGTCGTGTTTGTTGTTTTCGGCTTCGCCGCAATCCTCATCGGTGTTGTGTTTGAGTGGGAATGGGTGCGGGGATTCGGTTTTCGCCTCTCGCACCTTGTGGCGATCGCGTTAGTTTGCCTGGAAGCGATTTTGGGTGTGATGTGTCCGTTGACCACGCTCGAGGACTCGTTGCGTGCCAGAGCAGGACAGGCGCGCTACCCAGGCGACTTTGTCGCTTACTGGACGCACCGCCTGATCTTCTACAACGCGCCACCGTGGATGTTCACCGCGCTTTACGCCACCTTCACAATCCTGGTGGCGGCGACCTTCTGGCTTGCGCCGCCCAAATGGCCGCGCCGCAGTTCGCACTCGCGCGGCGGATCGCGGATCAGGCGGATCAACTACCGGCGGTACTAG
- a CDS encoding thiamine pyrophosphate-binding protein has translation MAKIDGGEMLVRTLEQEGVREIFTLHGGHLDAIYAACRAHGFRVIDTRHEQAAAHMADGWARTTGRPGVAIVTAGPGVTDAVTGVANAFMDSIPMILIGGRSPLIEDDKLSLQAVDQMGILRPITKWARSVTHTERIPEYLAAAFRHATSGRPGPVFLELPIDVLFTRVDEERVEFPKDYRSKEPAGPGRAALAQALNWLAEAKRPAILAGGGVWFAQAAAELTRFAELTNTPVMTNAKARGSISEEHPLCFGGFGPIHPAIHASGGGSADLVILLGTRIGLFTGGRNSVIPGDARVIQVDIEPEEIGRNRNIELGIVSDCGEFLRQACAAAKDEKFDPHAEWLERLSAIRNAMRHRFDDALKDGPGPIHPARMAHEIAKTLSTDAIVVADGGETAAWMSNAWTARHPGRFLTHGYLGCLGTGLPFALACKAAHPDKQVFCIVGDGSAGLNFSEFHTAAKNNLPIAVVINNDQQWGMSKHGQELMWGKGRTMATELGMVHYERAAEGLGAQGELVERAADIAPALKRALASGRPACINIVTDRDVIEPGTLAMYSAGLAGLTQEKPKPDPGGETTLPYYGKRKLD, from the coding sequence ATGGCAAAGATTGACGGCGGCGAGATGCTGGTAAGGACGCTCGAGCAAGAGGGCGTACGCGAGATTTTCACGCTCCACGGCGGCCATCTCGACGCGATTTACGCGGCCTGCCGCGCGCACGGCTTTCGCGTAATCGATACTCGTCACGAGCAGGCAGCGGCGCATATGGCTGACGGATGGGCGCGCACGACGGGGCGTCCGGGCGTCGCGATCGTGACCGCGGGGCCAGGAGTCACAGACGCGGTCACTGGAGTCGCCAACGCTTTCATGGACTCGATCCCGATGATTTTGATCGGAGGGCGAAGCCCGCTCATCGAGGATGACAAGCTGTCGCTGCAAGCGGTCGATCAGATGGGCATCCTGCGGCCTATCACCAAGTGGGCGCGCAGCGTCACGCATACCGAGCGGATTCCAGAATACCTGGCGGCGGCTTTCCGCCATGCGACTTCAGGCCGCCCCGGGCCGGTGTTCCTGGAGCTGCCGATCGACGTGCTGTTCACCCGCGTTGATGAGGAGCGAGTCGAGTTTCCCAAAGATTATCGGTCCAAAGAGCCCGCCGGTCCGGGCAGAGCCGCGCTCGCGCAGGCGCTCAACTGGCTTGCCGAGGCGAAGCGCCCGGCGATCCTTGCCGGCGGCGGAGTATGGTTCGCGCAGGCCGCGGCCGAGCTGACGCGCTTTGCCGAGCTTACCAACACCCCGGTGATGACCAACGCCAAAGCGCGCGGCTCGATCTCCGAGGAGCATCCGCTATGCTTCGGAGGCTTCGGCCCGATTCATCCCGCGATCCATGCGAGCGGCGGCGGCAGCGCCGACCTCGTAATCCTGCTTGGTACGCGGATTGGGTTGTTTACCGGCGGGCGCAACTCGGTGATTCCGGGCGATGCACGCGTGATCCAGGTCGATATCGAGCCCGAGGAGATCGGGCGCAACCGGAATATCGAGCTCGGCATTGTTTCCGATTGCGGCGAATTCCTACGCCAGGCCTGCGCAGCGGCGAAGGACGAAAAATTCGACCCGCACGCGGAATGGCTGGAGCGGTTGAGCGCGATCCGCAATGCAATGCGCCATCGCTTCGACGATGCGCTCAAAGACGGGCCCGGCCCGATTCATCCGGCGCGGATGGCGCACGAGATCGCCAAGACCCTGAGCACCGACGCGATCGTGGTCGCCGACGGTGGCGAGACCGCCGCCTGGATGTCAAATGCGTGGACGGCGCGCCATCCGGGACGATTCCTGACGCATGGTTATCTCGGTTGCCTGGGGACCGGCCTTCCGTTCGCGCTCGCATGCAAGGCGGCGCACCCGGACAAGCAGGTTTTCTGCATCGTCGGTGACGGATCGGCGGGGCTTAATTTCTCGGAATTCCATACCGCGGCGAAGAACAACCTGCCTATCGCCGTCGTAATCAACAATGACCAGCAATGGGGGATGTCCAAGCACGGGCAGGAGCTGATGTGGGGGAAAGGCCGCACCATGGCTACCGAACTCGGCATGGTTCATTACGAACGCGCCGCCGAGGGTCTCGGCGCCCAGGGCGAACTGGTCGAGCGCGCGGCGGATATCGCGCCGGCGCTCAAGCGGGCGCTCGCTTCGGGACGGCCCGCTTGCATCAACATCGTCACGGACCGCGACGTGATCGAGCCGGGCACGCTTGCGATGTACAGCGCCGGCCTTGCTGGACTCACGCAGGAAAAACCGAAGCCCGATCCCGGGGGTGAGACTACGCTGCCCTATTACGGTAAGCGCAAGCTGGATTGA